The following coding sequences lie in one Lentilactobacillus sp. SPB1-3 genomic window:
- a CDS encoding glycosyltransferase family 2 protein, translated as MSVLDFFLLIAVLSIWLILIVNLILTIAGYTYYLKWSKTPTPQLPENPEDVPFVSILVPAHNEGIVIVKTVQALLNFDYPHDRYEVIVINDNSSDNSAELLAGLQDLYKGRNLEVINTDKTNGGKGKSNALNIALNTRARGSLISIYDADNTPESGALRILVAQLLQNDKTGAVIGKFRTRNKNASLLTRFINVETLSFQWMAQAGRQQLFGLCTIPGTNYVIRRDLLEAIGGWDEKALAEDTEISFQVYRRGYHIRFQPRAVTWEQEPQTLDVWFHQRTRWVKGNIYVILKNAKLLFDPKSVRIRFDLFYFMAVYFLLMTSLILSDTVFVLSVSGVVHSNLQGFSNSVWAFAILLFVLSTFVTVLTEKGEMTFSNLLIILLMYAVYSQMWLAVAVHGMVGYIREQVFHQQAKWYKTKRYK; from the coding sequence ATGTCGGTTTTAGATTTTTTTCTATTAATTGCAGTGCTGTCGATTTGGTTGATTTTAATTGTTAACCTGATTTTGACGATTGCTGGATATACGTACTATTTAAAATGGAGTAAAACTCCTACACCACAATTACCAGAAAATCCTGAGGATGTGCCCTTTGTTTCGATTCTGGTTCCTGCTCATAACGAAGGAATAGTTATTGTTAAAACAGTTCAGGCTTTACTTAACTTTGATTATCCTCATGATCGGTATGAAGTAATTGTGATAAATGATAATTCAAGCGACAATTCAGCTGAACTGTTGGCTGGGTTACAGGATTTGTACAAAGGCCGAAATTTAGAAGTTATTAACACTGATAAGACCAATGGCGGTAAGGGCAAATCCAATGCACTTAATATTGCACTGAATACCAGGGCCCGCGGTTCACTAATCTCGATTTATGATGCTGATAATACTCCTGAATCAGGAGCGTTACGCATACTGGTTGCCCAGTTACTACAAAATGATAAGACTGGAGCGGTAATCGGAAAGTTTCGGACTAGAAATAAGAATGCATCATTACTTACTAGATTTATTAATGTCGAAACGTTATCGTTTCAATGGATGGCGCAGGCAGGTAGACAACAGTTGTTTGGCTTGTGTACGATTCCAGGAACCAATTACGTTATTCGTCGAGATCTCTTGGAAGCCATCGGTGGCTGGGATGAGAAGGCTTTGGCCGAGGATACCGAAATTAGTTTTCAGGTGTATCGTCGGGGTTATCACATTCGCTTTCAACCACGAGCAGTTACGTGGGAACAAGAACCGCAAACACTGGACGTTTGGTTCCATCAACGAACACGATGGGTTAAGGGAAATATCTACGTAATTTTGAAGAATGCTAAATTGCTATTTGATCCTAAATCAGTGCGAATTCGATTTGATCTATTTTATTTTATGGCTGTGTATTTCTTATTGATGACATCATTGATTTTGTCAGATACAGTCTTTGTTCTCTCGGTTTCTGGAGTGGTTCATTCCAATCTGCAAGGTTTTAGCAATTCAGTTTGGGCATTTGCGATTCTGTTATTTGTTTTAAGTACGTTTGTAACGGTCCTAACCGAGAAGGGGGAAATGACCTTCTCAAATTTATTAATAATATTACTTATGTACGCCGTTTATAGCCAAATGTGGCTTGCTGTGGCCGTACATGGAATGGTGGGGTATATTCGTGAACAAGTCTTTCATCAACAAGCCAAATGGTATAAAACAAAACGATATAAGTAA
- a CDS encoding cellulose biosynthesis cyclic di-GMP-binding regulatory protein BcsB: MNKSFINKPNGIKQNDISKLLALFIAVVMILLGGLTAQSAKGATSTYTEPFQNTTTSLSGSSVQTNMYFVKMGYWDVKKATFNLSFQISQLNDQKSSDITVMINGTKFYSFKPKNNSGIQNRQIEIPKKLISGTNNLQIMGQITNKNSNQAVSTPANWLTIYSGANVNFEYGLAPAKNSIKSFYDYFTGADTISNQSAVVATANKPDNNELTSSATALSGQARTITTADEELPIVTLNDKKYDQARYRMIVAKYDHLPDNLKKAVRRQGLDQKAVLQRVNDGDHNDLVVTSNNNELLTRAAKFVANSELMSETASDEKTVTDQTNTNTSVLQYQGRYQLTNQDVQLTGANHHEQAFFVNLPVDRTNANGSKIKINYKYAKNLDFNNSLITVYVNNQAIGSKKLTMQRANGDSVTVSLPKDKPLGNSFTIRVAFDLQLKKNADSNAETPWATVDSDSEADIKSEPQNDLLFKNYPSMFLKNGAFNNLAIVRPKDMTANDFKTFTNIVNLIGNYTQSNMGDLKVYDNKPSSSTLENANVVAFGTPDQNNLIKRLNSKLYFKFDNGFDHFLSNEKLSIESGYGHNIGTDQLIRSPYNKQRGMLIITAAKPEDVFIASTQISDQKNIQQYQNTDGILVDQDNNHYSYRFKKVAAINSQQNISHTISKNSQLLIYLGLAVFVATIIAVVGFMLLRKNGLLKIGDNKHE; this comes from the coding sequence GTGAACAAGTCTTTCATCAACAAGCCAAATGGTATAAAACAAAACGATATAAGTAAGTTACTTGCGTTGTTTATTGCAGTGGTCATGATTTTGTTAGGGGGCCTGACAGCACAATCTGCCAAAGGAGCCACTTCAACATACACTGAACCATTTCAAAATACGACGACTAGTTTGTCAGGAAGTTCAGTTCAGACAAATATGTATTTCGTTAAGATGGGTTATTGGGATGTCAAAAAGGCGACATTTAACCTTAGTTTTCAAATTTCTCAGCTTAATGATCAAAAATCATCCGATATTACTGTAATGATCAATGGTACTAAATTTTATTCATTCAAGCCTAAGAACAATAGTGGCATTCAAAATCGTCAAATTGAAATTCCTAAAAAATTGATTTCTGGTACGAATAATCTGCAAATTATGGGCCAAATTACTAATAAAAATAGTAACCAAGCTGTTTCAACACCAGCAAATTGGCTCACGATTTACAGTGGTGCCAACGTGAACTTTGAATATGGTTTGGCGCCTGCCAAGAATTCAATCAAGTCATTCTACGATTATTTTACTGGTGCCGATACTATCAGTAACCAATCAGCTGTGGTGGCTACAGCAAATAAACCAGATAATAATGAATTAACATCAAGTGCAACGGCTTTGTCTGGTCAAGCTCGAACCATCACCACTGCTGATGAAGAGTTACCGATTGTGACTTTGAATGATAAAAAGTATGACCAGGCCAGATATCGGATGATCGTGGCTAAGTATGATCACTTGCCTGATAATTTAAAGAAGGCAGTTAGGCGACAAGGACTTGATCAAAAAGCCGTGCTACAACGAGTAAATGACGGTGATCATAATGATCTGGTAGTCACATCTAACAATAATGAGTTATTGACTCGGGCTGCTAAATTTGTGGCAAACTCAGAATTAATGAGTGAAACTGCTTCAGATGAAAAAACGGTCACTGATCAAACCAACACCAATACATCTGTGTTGCAATATCAGGGACGCTATCAGCTGACGAATCAAGATGTGCAATTAACGGGTGCTAATCATCATGAACAGGCATTTTTCGTTAACTTGCCAGTCGATAGAACTAATGCCAATGGTTCTAAGATAAAGATTAATTATAAGTATGCTAAAAATTTGGATTTCAATAATTCGTTGATTACTGTGTACGTTAATAATCAAGCAATTGGTAGTAAGAAACTTACTATGCAACGAGCCAATGGTGATTCAGTAACTGTTTCTTTGCCAAAAGACAAGCCCTTAGGGAACAGTTTTACTATTCGCGTGGCTTTTGATTTACAGTTGAAGAAAAATGCTGATAGTAACGCAGAGACACCTTGGGCAACTGTCGATAGCGATTCCGAAGCAGATATTAAGTCAGAACCGCAAAACGATTTATTATTCAAAAATTACCCAAGCATGTTTCTTAAGAACGGGGCCTTTAATAATTTGGCGATTGTCCGCCCTAAAGACATGACTGCCAATGATTTTAAAACTTTTACTAACATTGTTAATTTGATTGGTAACTATACACAATCCAACATGGGTGATTTAAAAGTTTATGATAACAAGCCTAGTTCATCCACTTTGGAAAATGCCAATGTGGTGGCCTTTGGTACTCCAGATCAAAATAATTTAATTAAACGATTAAATTCCAAATTGTATTTTAAATTCGATAACGGGTTCGACCACTTTTTATCTAACGAAAAGTTAAGCATCGAAAGTGGTTATGGTCACAATATTGGAACTGATCAATTGATCCGATCACCATATAATAAGCAACGGGGGATGTTGATTATTACTGCTGCTAAGCCAGAAGATGTCTTTATAGCATCTACTCAAATCAGTGACCAAAAAAATATTCAACAGTATCAAAACACTGATGGAATATTGGTAGATCAAGATAACAATCACTATAGTTATCGCTTTAAAAAGGTTGCAGCAATTAACTCACAACAAAATATTAGTCACACGATCAGCAAGAATTCACAGCTATTAATATACTTAGGACTTGCTGTATTCGTTGCCACCATTATTGCTGTGGTTGGATTTATGTTGCTCCGAAAGAATGGACTATTGAAGATAGGAGATAATAAACATGAATGA